GAGATGAGCGAACACACTATTACAGGACACGGCAAGCCCTTCCTCCAGGTTCAGGGTACCGTGTCCTTCTTTTTTCCAGCAAGCCAAACCGTACTTGCCATAAGTTCCATGACAATGGAATTGTTCCTGCGGTTGGACAACACCTGATTCAAGTGCAGCAGCAGCCGTAACCAGCTTAAAAATGGAACCGGGCGTTATCGCCTTAAGGGCACGATTAGACCAGTCTGTTTTTTGCTGCGGATCAACATGACCGGGATTATAAAAAGGGCGAGAAACCATCGCCAGTACGTCCGCGTTGCCTGCATCGAGCACTACCACCGCCCCTTCTGCCAAATGACTAGATTCCGTCAGCTTTTCAATCTGTTCCTGTATAGGTAGATCAATTGTAGTCTGCACTTGTAAAGGATAGTGACCATTGGATGGAGCACTGACACGCAGCGGTACATGAGTCAATGGACGACGCTGTGCATCTACAAATCGGGAGACGAACGTTTCACCGACGCCGCTCAGCAGCGGCTCCAGCGTTCTTTCCAGCCCTGCGGCCCCCATCGGCATTTCACTCGCTCGATCGGCACGTTCATACAAAAAGCCAAGCCATTGCCTGCCATTGGGCAAATCCCTGTAACGTTTCGCATAAGGTACAAGCTCAATAAGCGAAGGGGCTAACTTCAGCAGCTTGCCTGCTTCATGCGGATTGATTTGTACGGGCTCTCCGCGCCCATCACGCCATATGAGCGGGGATTGCAGCCCTTTCCATCGTGTCATTAGTTGCTTCTTACTTGTACGCAGTAGCTCGGCCAATTCTTCGCCATGTAAAGCCGCTTTGCCATCTACATCGGGAAAAAGCACTGGCGCCCATACGACTCCGCCAGTCAAGGGTCGCCCATGCCGGTCCGTAAACTGTCCACGTCCAGAGTCGATAGAAATGCCCTCCTGTCGCTGACGTGCTGACATTTCCTTAAGCGAATGCCCCCCATAAACGGACATATGAATGCCCGCTGTCCCCTGAATCCAAGCCAATCGGCATAATAAAATCAGCAGTAGTGCCATCACCCCCAAAGTCATATATGCAATTCGACGTTTTCGAATGAAACTGCTACCACGCCTCGGCACGCCCATCCTTCTTTCATCTTTTTTCCAGTAGTATGTCCTGTAGTTGAAAAAGAAAACCCACTCAACTTTTAACGTTGAATGGGTTAACCACGGAGATCAGTGACAATCCTGATTCCCATGGTTTAGTTATATCTACACCGTAAACCGCGAAAGCTGTTCCTTCAAATTAACCGATACTCCTTCCAGCTTATCTGACAAACCTACCAGTTGATTACCGATATTGGCCTGCTCAGTGCTGAGCGAAGCGACTTCCTGTGAAGTGGCCGAGGATTGCTCAGCTACCGCGCTTACATTGGTCATTGCCTCGGACAATGTAGTCTGCGATTCACTCAGATGATGAATGGAGGCGGTGACCGTTCCCAATCGAAGCGCGAACTCTCCCATTTGCTGCTGCACCGATTGGAAAATGTCCGTTGTTTCCTGCACGGCTCCCATCTGCTCCCGGAACAGCGGGTACACCTCAGACAATGCCTGTACCGTTTCATTCATCTCATTGACGATGTTATTAGTAATACCCGTAGCTGTGCGAATAGCTTGACGTGATTGTTCAGCCAACTGCCGAACCTCATTGGCTACCACCATAAAACCACGCCCGGCCGTCCCCGCTCGTGCAGCTTCAATCGTCGCATTCAGTGACAGAATGTTCGTTTGTTTCGCAATATCCTGTAATACGTCCAGCACCTTAAAGACATCGGAAGTGGTCTTCTTCAGTTCATCTACTTTGCCCACCAGAGCATGCGTAGTTTCTTCCGTAACCTTAGTCTTGCTCAATAGATTTTTCAGTTGAACTGTTCCTTGTTCACTGGATTGTTCAACTTCTTGTGCGACCAGACTCATTTCATGATTGGAAGCCATAACCGTATCCATTTGCTGAGATATATTCCCGGTTAATCCACTGCCACGTTCAGCCTCTGTTGCCAAACTAGCGGCACCATGAGCAATCTCTTCCGTTGCTGCTGCAATTTCTTTGGCTGAAATGGCTGTCTTCTTCGAGGCATCACCTAGTTCCGTTGCTGTATTCAGAACCTCCTGAGCTGAGGCATTCGTCTGTTGTACCAGCAATGTAATCTGTTCCATCATCGTATCAAAGCTTTCTGACAACTGCCCAATTTCATCCTCAGCCTTATAGTTCGTTCGGATTTGCAAGTTGCCTTTGGCGCCTTCGACCATTAAATCCTTCAGGTGTGTCAATGGACGAGCCACCAGGCGCACGATCCACAGGCCAATAAACAATGCAATGAGTGCAGCCACTGCAGCAAATATCCAGGTCGTGGTTAGAATCCCCTTAGCGTCTCTCACCAGCTCAGATACAGGTACTACACCCACGAGAATCCATTTGGAAGTTCCCAGCGTATTATGAACCGCAAGCACATTTTGCTCTTTGCCATCTGCAACCTGCTCCATAATTTGATTTCCTTCAACCCCTTCAAGCTTGGAAACGTAATCCAGCTTTGTCTTTCCTCCTGCCAAGCTCTCATTGTTAGAACCTACAAACTCACCCTTGTCTGTCACAAGGCTAATCATACTGCCTGAGCCCAAATTAACACCTTTCAACTCGTCCTCCACCGCACTGGACTTTAAATCCATAACCAGAACGTAAGTCCCTCCCAACCCGGACATACTGTTCATGGAGCGTGCTAGGCGAAAGGTCTTGCTGCCATTGTCATTCACCTGCGTAGGTAGCCAAACAATTCCCTTGTTTTTCAAAATATCCTTAAACCATGCTTCCTGCCGTACATCCTTTTGTGTTCCGGTGCCCATAGCAGCAAACTTGGTATCTTCCGGGTACAGGTACAATGAATCAATCGCTTTATTCGTAAAAGCAATATTCGTTAATTTCTTGTTTACTTCGCCCATAGCAACAAAAGATGCAAAAGGATTTTTATCTTGCTTTACAGCCTTTTGCAACTGATCACTTAATTCAGTATCGAAAAATACCTGTGTCGATGTGTCTTGAAAGCGCTCTAGAATAATGTCAAGCTTTTCTGAAGTTTGCTGAACGGTCTGCTGATAAGCCGTAGCTGCATTTTGCTCAATCGTACTTTTAGCCTTGTAGTATGAGAGCATCCCCAAGCTGACCACAAATAACATAATTGCTGCAAAAAAGATCAGAAACAACTTCATTCCAACCGAACGTATCGGATTATAGTTTTTGACCAAATGCATGAAATCTTTACTGTACCTTTCCGGCTTAAGTAAACGCTTTAAATTGTGTGTACCCTTACGAATCGCCTTAGCTAACCAGGGGGCAACCTTCGAAGACACCGCAAGCGTTTGTTCTCCTGTATCCGTTGCTTTACCGCCTTTCAAACCTTGCATTTGATCCGTTTTCTTGGGTTGCCTTTTTGCTGTATTCCCCTCTTTTTTCCGTAAACCCATTCCTCTCACCTACCACCATATAATTAGTTTCTAATTCCACGTCATCCATTATGTATCTATTATCTATATAACTTCTATCGGAACTATTCGACAAGGAATGTAGCTTTCCTTTGAGTATCAACTAAATTTTGTGAAACTTTTTTCCTAGAAAACTATTCAAAAAAAAGCCTCTCCAACCGATAGGAGAGGCTTTTGATTCTTTTCGTCTGTGACTTAAGGCTTATTTACTTCTTTTTACGCATCATATCAAAATACGATACGGGTTGATCTACCTTCATTCTAATTCGTTGAAGCGGGTGACGAGCAGCATCCAATTCGTTGCCTTCCTCATCCCAGATCGTTCCGACCGTTTGTTTAAAAAATGTTCCGTTCGGACCGAAAAATTCAATTTCATGCCCTGGTTTAAAATGGTTCCGTTGTTGAATAGTTGCGATGCCACTCGCGGCATCGTAGTCCATGACCAGTCCGGCAAAATCATAAGGGACTGCTTTTTCTTCCGGCTCATAAATATGATCCTCATGATCCGGTGTATCGTAGAAAAATCCTGTATTCAGCGGACGATTGGCTGCCTTGTTAATTTCCTCAATCCATTCTGGTTTGAGCACATAATTTTCAGGATCAGCCATATAGGAATCAATCGCTTGACGATAGACATTCACGACCGTAGCCACATAGTGGATAGACTTCATACGTCCCTCTACTTTAAAACTGTCTACACCCACATCAATCAGATCAGGGACATTTTCAATCATACACAGATCCTTGGAACCCATAGAAAAAGCATTATCACTCTCTTCAAACAGTGGAAGCTGGTTAACACCGAGCTGGAACTGTTTCAGTGCATTGCTATCCTGTGCCTCTTCCTCAGATATCCAAACCTCACTTGGGCGGGCATCCTCAAACAGATCGTATTTCCAGCGGCAAGACTGACAACATCCCCCACGATTGGAATCACGGTCTGTAAAGTGATTGGACAACACGCAGCGGCCGGAAAATGAAGAGCACATCGCACCATGGACGAATGCTTCGATTTCGATGTCCACATGCTTTTTAATTTCTTCGATTTCCTCCAGACTGGTCTCACGTCCCAATACCACACGCGGTAGCCCCTCGTTTTTCCAAAACTTTACCGCTTGCCAGTTCAGCGTGGACTGCTGTGTGCTCAAATGCACTTCCAATCCGGGAACAACACGCAATGCCACGGATACAATAGCCGGATCAGCTACGATAACGGCATGAATTCCTGCCTCGTACAGATTGCGCAAGTATTCCTCGATTCCGGCAATATCTTCATTGTGGGCATAAATATTGGTCGCCACAAGCACCTTAGCACCGTACTTGTTGGCAAATTCTACACCTTCACGCATTTCTTCAAAACTGAAATTATCGGCGTTAGAACGCAGACCATATTTTTGTCCACCAATATATACAGCATCCGCGCCATAGTGAACGGCAAACTTCAGCTTTTCCAGATTTCCGGCAGGAGCCAACAGCTCCGGCTTATCCAGACGATTCCGTTTACCTATATATTTTCTCGTTTTGGTTATCGTCCCCATGACGTTCCCCCCTCTGTGAATTCATTGTTAAATTAATAAACCTGCTCTTTATAGAAAAATCCGAAGGAAAGTTCCCGTTCCGGATCTTGAAGACGGCGAACTTCATCCAGCCAGCTTTCATCATAAGCATAAGCATCCGGGTCAGCTGTATAATTATCTATTGCTTTACGATAAGCACGAACAACCGCCTCATTGTAAGCCGTAGGTTTCAATAAGCCCTCGATCTTAAAGCTATGCACGCCCGCCTCCATTAGAATATGCAGGTCCTCCATGATACAAAAATCATCTGAACTCATAATATGTGTCCCATTTATATCCTCGTAGATGGGGAACTTCTCTTCTTTCCGCTCTGCTTCAATCAGAAACAAGCCGCGTCCTCTACCTAAATCGCCTTCTACATTACGTCCCTGGTGCAGCATATAACTTTGAACAAGCTTACGCTTGGAGTGATAAATATTGGTCATGCCATGTACCTGAACCTGTGCTTCTATGTTCAACTTTGGTATCATTTCGGTAATTTCATCCATACTCAGCTCACGAGCCAAAATGACCCGGGAAGCCCCCTTTTCACCCCAATAGTTGGCGGTTGCGAAGTTGGTAGAGATCATCTCACCGTTCCAGAACAGCTTAAGATGCGGAGCATACTCCTTCACGGCCATGAGCACTGCGGGATCATTAAACTCAATGGCATCAATGCCGCATCCAGCTAGGGTCTGCACATATTCGGGAAGGAGCGGCAATAGCTCGTTCGTCATCAAATTCGTCATAGATACATATACCTGTGCCGTATGCTTGCGTGCCTCTTCCACCACTTCACGGATTTGGTCCGGTGTAAAATGTCCCGGCAACCGCATTCCAAAGCGGTCATCTCCAATAAGCAATGCAGTAGCTCCAGCCTCCAGCATATGGCGGGCATCCTCTGGAGAGCTGGCAGTTGCCAGTAGTTCGGGTTTGTAAGCCATAGGCTCACCTCCTAATTTGTCTTACGGTTACTTACCTGAATGTTATGCAAATGTTCTTTATACGTTTTGGCAAACAAATGTTCATGTGTTCCATCTTTTTTGGTGACATAAAATAAATAATCTGTAGCTTTTGGCTGTAAAGCCGCTATCACTGAGTTTAGACTGGGACTTGCAATAGGCCCTGGCGGAAGTCCCAGATGCAAATACGTATTATAAGGGCTTTCCACAGCCAAATCCTTGTAATACAGCCGTTCTTTTTGCTTGTCCAGCATATATTGAACCGTAGCATCAATTTCCAGCTTCTTACCCTGTTTGAGTCGGTTATAAATGACGCCAGCTACTACAGACCGCTCATCTTCTACAACCACTTCGCGCTCTACAAGAGAAGCAACTGTCAGCAGTTGATGCAGCGTTTCACCCCGTTGTTTCAACTTGGCATCCAAATCGGAAACAGTCTCCAACCGCTTTTGTGTCTGTTCTAGCATCACCTGTATAATATCTTTGGCCGTACTGCCCTTTTTCAGCTCATAGGTTTCCGGGAAAAGATAGCCCTCCAGCGCATAGCGAAGCCCCGCCTGCTTTGGAATGTCCCGCACTAGCGCGACGTCAAAAGCGGACGGATCGTTGGCCAGCTGCAAAAATTGCTGCCGGTCTGCCAGTCCTTCCTTTTGCAGCTTATCAGCCATCTGTCTAATCGTAAAACCTTCCGGGATTGTAAAACGAATCATTTCCTCTTTGACAACATCTCCAGCCGATAACTTAGTAATCAACTGATCAAAGGTTGCGCCAGGCTGCGCCTCATATTTTCCGGCCTGAAATGCGCTTCCTTGCTGTTTGAATTTTACATAAGCCTTAAACACGAGCGCATTACGTATAAGTCCCTTTTGCTCCAGCGTATCTGCGATTGCCGATGTTCCTGTTCCCTGCACCACCGTAAAAGCAACGGGTTGTG
The Paenibacillus peoriae DNA segment above includes these coding regions:
- a CDS encoding peptidoglycan D,D-transpeptidase FtsI family protein; its protein translation is MGVPRRGSSFIRKRRIAYMTLGVMALLLILLCRLAWIQGTAGIHMSVYGGHSLKEMSARQRQEGISIDSGRGQFTDRHGRPLTGGVVWAPVLFPDVDGKAALHGEELAELLRTSKKQLMTRWKGLQSPLIWRDGRGEPVQINPHEAGKLLKLAPSLIELVPYAKRYRDLPNGRQWLGFLYERADRASEMPMGAAGLERTLEPLLSGVGETFVSRFVDAQRRPLTHVPLRVSAPSNGHYPLQVQTTIDLPIQEQIEKLTESSHLAEGAVVVLDAGNADVLAMVSRPFYNPGHVDPQQKTDWSNRALKAITPGSIFKLVTAAAALESGVVQPQEQFHCHGTYGKYGLACWKKEGHGTLNLEEGLAVSCNSVFAHLGERLTPEQIQATASALGLSRTVGWQEQNLVGLPQFRPLDHEEKGAVFGSHTNAFDPGVRVQTAIGQRDVLVTPLQAANLIVTLLHDGQVHAPRIVKRISYANGSTLLELPAHAAPSPEGSRLIHTSTARMLLEAMEKVVTQGTGASLRNKSWNLAGKSGTAQALKNGHPINHQWFIGYGPIERPRYAVAVLVQNASTHSTNQATALFGQVMDLLAQFS
- a CDS encoding methyl-accepting chemotaxis protein, with amino-acid sequence MGLRKKEGNTAKRQPKKTDQMQGLKGGKATDTGEQTLAVSSKVAPWLAKAIRKGTHNLKRLLKPERYSKDFMHLVKNYNPIRSVGMKLFLIFFAAIMLFVVSLGMLSYYKAKSTIEQNAATAYQQTVQQTSEKLDIILERFQDTSTQVFFDTELSDQLQKAVKQDKNPFASFVAMGEVNKKLTNIAFTNKAIDSLYLYPEDTKFAAMGTGTQKDVRQEAWFKDILKNKGIVWLPTQVNDNGSKTFRLARSMNSMSGLGGTYVLVMDLKSSAVEDELKGVNLGSGSMISLVTDKGEFVGSNNESLAGGKTKLDYVSKLEGVEGNQIMEQVADGKEQNVLAVHNTLGTSKWILVGVVPVSELVRDAKGILTTTWIFAAVAALIALFIGLWIVRLVARPLTHLKDLMVEGAKGNLQIRTNYKAEDEIGQLSESFDTMMEQITLLVQQTNASAQEVLNTATELGDASKKTAISAKEIAAATEEIAHGAASLATEAERGSGLTGNISQQMDTVMASNHEMSLVAQEVEQSSEQGTVQLKNLLSKTKVTEETTHALVGKVDELKKTTSDVFKVLDVLQDIAKQTNILSLNATIEAARAGTAGRGFMVVANEVRQLAEQSRQAIRTATGITNNIVNEMNETVQALSEVYPLFREQMGAVQETTDIFQSVQQQMGEFALRLGTVTASIHHLSESQTTLSEAMTNVSAVAEQSSATSQEVASLSTEQANIGNQLVGLSDKLEGVSVNLKEQLSRFTV
- a CDS encoding peptidase U32 family protein, producing the protein MGTITKTRKYIGKRNRLDKPELLAPAGNLEKLKFAVHYGADAVYIGGQKYGLRSNADNFSFEEMREGVEFANKYGAKVLVATNIYAHNEDIAGIEEYLRNLYEAGIHAVIVADPAIVSVALRVVPGLEVHLSTQQSTLNWQAVKFWKNEGLPRVVLGRETSLEEIEEIKKHVDIEIEAFVHGAMCSSFSGRCVLSNHFTDRDSNRGGCCQSCRWKYDLFEDARPSEVWISEEEAQDSNALKQFQLGVNQLPLFEESDNAFSMGSKDLCMIENVPDLIDVGVDSFKVEGRMKSIHYVATVVNVYRQAIDSYMADPENYVLKPEWIEEINKAANRPLNTGFFYDTPDHEDHIYEPEEKAVPYDFAGLVMDYDAASGIATIQQRNHFKPGHEIEFFGPNGTFFKQTVGTIWDEEGNELDAARHPLQRIRMKVDQPVSYFDMMRKKK
- a CDS encoding peptidase U32 family protein, whose product is MAYKPELLATASSPEDARHMLEAGATALLIGDDRFGMRLPGHFTPDQIREVVEEARKHTAQVYVSMTNLMTNELLPLLPEYVQTLAGCGIDAIEFNDPAVLMAVKEYAPHLKLFWNGEMISTNFATANYWGEKGASRVILARELSMDEITEMIPKLNIEAQVQVHGMTNIYHSKRKLVQSYMLHQGRNVEGDLGRGRGLFLIEAERKEEKFPIYEDINGTHIMSSDDFCIMEDLHILMEAGVHSFKIEGLLKPTAYNEAVVRAYRKAIDNYTADPDAYAYDESWLDEVRRLQDPERELSFGFFYKEQVY
- the mltG gene encoding endolytic transglycosylase MltG, which codes for MFTLLLLLIIIAGGVALYIWNAMQPVQPQTQPVAFTVVQGTGTSAIADTLEQKGLIRNALVFKAYVKFKQQGSAFQAGKYEAQPGATFDQLITKLSAGDVVKEEMIRFTIPEGFTIRQMADKLQKEGLADRQQFLQLANDPSAFDVALVRDIPKQAGLRYALEGYLFPETYELKKGSTAKDIIQVMLEQTQKRLETVSDLDAKLKQRGETLHQLLTVASLVEREVVVEDERSVVAGVIYNRLKQGKKLEIDATVQYMLDKQKERLYYKDLAVESPYNTYLHLGLPPGPIASPSLNSVIAALQPKATDYLFYVTKKDGTHEHLFAKTYKEHLHNIQVSNRKTN